The sequence ACCCGCTCTCTTGCACACCAGACACGTGCCCCATCCGGGACCCCCGGGTCGACGATTCCCATCGTCATTGACGCGGGAATGTGGGAAGGATTGGCTGCTGACGACCAACCACTTCATTCCAACCACTGAGTGCACCGAGAACACGGCGCAAAACGCCAGGACAGGAAGCGAGTTCCGGCCCGCAGATCATGGGATTGACGCAGATGGAAAACAAGTGGGGCCGACGCCCTCGTTGGCCCTTCCTCTCGCCCGGTGCCACTGGCTGCCGGCCCGCCCGTGCTCGATCCTCACGCAGACTCGCAGAGATCGCCAAGGCAAGCGTACCCTGTTCAGGAGGCTTATACCACCCGAGAAAAAGAGCTGCATCCCGAATGGCATTAAGTTAACGGAATTGCTCTAAGTCTTTTTACTCCAAACACTTACATCGCTTGCGCAATAGGAGGCCTCCTGGCATGATGTTGTTGGCCAACGACATCACGAAAGGAGGCCATGGATGGTCACCATTCTACCCGCACTGCGGCAGGTCAGGGAAGACCTGGTCAAGATTCTGGATCGGGGCACCATCGAACGGCTCTGCGAGCGACTCGGATACCGTTGGCGGGATCGTCAACTGGACCCTTGGACTACGCTGCACCTGTTTATCCTGCAGGTGCTGAACAACAACACGGCCATGGCTCACCTGCCCCATTTGAGCGGCGAACCGTTCACGGCCTCGGCCTACTGCCAAGCCCGGCAACGACTGCCGCAGGAGATGTTCACCCGGTTGGTCGACCGGTTCAGCCGGCAACTCAACCCTTCTGGCGAGGCCCCGCTCTGGAAGGGCCATCGAGTCTGGTTGGAGGACGGCTCGGGTTTCTCCATGCCCGACACGCCTGAACTCCAGGCCTGCTTCGGCCAACCGGGCAACCAGAAGCCCGGCTGCGGTTTTCCGGTGGCTCACCTGCTGGCCCTCTTCGATGCCCAGGCCGGGTTCCTGCGCGACGCCATGGTGTTTCCTCTGCGAACCCAGGACTTCGCTCACGCCGCCGAATTGCATCCCAAACTGACCGCCGGCGACGTTCTGGTCGGTGACCGAGGATTCTGCTCATATGCTCATTTGGCCCTGATTTCACAGGCCCATCTGCATGGGGTCTTCCGTATCCATCAGAAGAGAATCGTCGAGTTCAACCCCCATCGTCCTTACGCGAACAAGACCCAGAGCAAGGGCCGTTCGAAATCCCGCTGGGTCAAAAGCCTGGGCCACTGCGATCAACTCGTGGAATGGCCCAAGCCCGCCAGCCGACCGAGGTGGATGACCGCCAAACAGTTTGCCCAGTTGCCCGACAAGATCCTCGTCCGGGAGCTCAAGTGGCGGGTCCGCGAGTCCAACCATCGCGTCCGAGAGGTCATCCTGGTGACCACACTCCTGGATCCAGTGAAATACCCGGCCAGCGAAATCGCCAGACTCTACCGCCTGCGATGGCAAGTTGAGATTCACCATCCATACTGCCTCCTTTGTCGCCATTCTTATCATGGGCCTGACTTCGGCTTGGGTTTTGTCAGTTCGGCCTCCCGTGGTTGACCGCCCCAAGTTCGAACACACTGACGCAGGCGGCGGAGACGACCCAGTTCATCGGCATCTGCCAGTACAATCCACTTCCCCCGAGCGCCCAGCAGTTGCCGTGCGTTGACCCATCCGCGGCGAATCCAACTATACAGGGTCGCCTGTGGAACCTGCAATTCGCGAACCAGATCGATGAACCACCACTCGCCTTCATTGAGACGGGGGCCGGCTCGGGGAACGGGGCGAGGGATCATTCGCCCTTGTCTCATCAGCAGATGCCGCACGATGTCCTTGTTGAACTTGAGGCGTCGTCTGGCGGGGTGCCAGCCCTCGCCGTTCAGTCGCTTTGCGATCTGACCCGTGGTGAGGCCAGCATCGCGAAGCTCGAACATCCGATCGATCAAACGTGAGTAATCCCGTAGCTGGTCGTAGCGTGCGATCGGACGCTCCAATTCGTGGTGGCTGATGAACCCCCCAGTCCAGTGGATCGCCATGTCCACGAGTTGGCTGTCTTGTGGGGCAGCCACCACGACTCTTTCGACCAAACAGCGAACGATCGTCTTTCGATCCAGGGGTGTCGTCAGTGGCGAGTTCCAGAGCGCCGGAATGTCACTGGCCAGCGCCCGGACGGCATCGCGATCCTCGTCGTCCAATCCAGGAGCTTGTTCCTGCCGGAACCGCTCGTAGGCCTCTTCGACTTCCCGCTGTTCCAGCAAGGCCTGCTCCCATCGTCGCTCGAGTTCACGGGCGACCAGGCGGTTCTCCGGTTCCACAACCTGATACTGGCGAGCTGCTCGCTGGGCGTCGTAGCGGGCGCGT is a genomic window of Phycisphaerae bacterium containing:
- a CDS encoding IS4 family transposase; this translates as MVTILPALRQVREDLVKILDRGTIERLCERLGYRWRDRQLDPWTTLHLFILQVLNNNTAMAHLPHLSGEPFTASAYCQARQRLPQEMFTRLVDRFSRQLNPSGEAPLWKGHRVWLEDGSGFSMPDTPELQACFGQPGNQKPGCGFPVAHLLALFDAQAGFLRDAMVFPLRTQDFAHAAELHPKLTAGDVLVGDRGFCSYAHLALISQAHLHGVFRIHQKRIVEFNPHRPYANKTQSKGRSKSRWVKSLGHCDQLVEWPKPASRPRWMTAKQFAQLPDKILVRELKWRVRESNHRVREVILVTTLLDPVKYPASEIARLYRLRWQVEIHHPYCLLCRHSYHGPDFGLGFVSSASRG